A DNA window from Panthera tigris isolate Pti1 chromosome X, P.tigris_Pti1_mat1.1, whole genome shotgun sequence contains the following coding sequences:
- the LOC122235508 gene encoding melanoma-associated antigen 9-like produces MAGAPGSQSHQGSSSPDEEGSSTWGAPAGAQASLPDALRVKVAGLVLLLLLKYRTKQPTTRAEMLAAVSRDDRDRFPVIFRRACEYLQLVFGVDVKEVDPREHSYVLVSILGLSCDGTPSGRDGMPKTSLLVLVLWVILLEDDRAPEEAVWEALGVMGVYAGREHVFYGEPRELLTEVWVQEGYLEYRQVPGSEPARYEFLWGPRAHAETSGAQVLQHILAVNSRQPGVSVSVRRGCEP; encoded by the coding sequence atGGCAGGCGCTCCGGGGAGCCAGTCCCACCAGGGCTCCAGCAGCCCCGATGAGGAGGGGTCGAGCACCTGGGGGGCCCCGGCAGGGGCCCAGGCCTCGCTCCCAGATGCGCTCCGCGTGAAGGTGGCCGgcctggtgctgctgctgctcctcaaGTATCGCACCAAGCAGCCGACCACACGGGCGGAGATGCTGGCGGCGGTCAGCCGAGATGACCGGGACCGCTTCCCCGTGATCTTCCGCCGAGCCTGCGAGTATCTGCAGCTGGTCTTTGGAGTCGACGTGAAGGAAGTGGACCCCCGCGAGCACTCCTACGTCCTGGTCAGCATCCTGGGCCTCAGCTGCGATGGGACGCCGAGTGGTAGGGACGGCATGCCCAAGACCAGCCTCCTGGTGCTGGTCCTGTGGGTGATCCTCCTGGAGGACGACCGTGCCCCTGAGGAGGCGGTGTGGGAAGCGCTGGGGGTCATGGGGGTGTATGCCGGCAGGGAGCACGTATTCTATGGGGAGCCCAGGGAGCTGCTGACCGAAGTCTGGGTGCAGGAAGGGTACCTGGAGTACCGGCAGGTGCCCGGCAGCGAGCCCGCACGCTACGAGTTCCTGTGGGGTCCCAGGGCCCACGCAGAAACCAGCGGCGCGCAGGTGCTGCAGCACATCCTCGCGGTCAACAGCAGGCAGCCCGGGGTCTCCGTGTCTGTCCGAAGAGGCTGTGAGCCATGA